Proteins from a genomic interval of Ensifer canadensis:
- a CDS encoding 2-hydroxychromene-2-carboxylate isomerase, translated as MTKSIDYFFSIGSPWSFIGLEAFAALARRHEAAITPYMATVVEENGGIFSRNRPQARRAYGTRDLKRWSRVRGRELLLDGRPPLADPTPASRMVIATYLDGKDWFALTEILQEAFWVRAEDIGRSEVREAVATRAGFDGSALLARESAADVVEKWASDREHTLKSGVFGFPTFGYDGESYWGQDNLPFLEQQLQGERP; from the coding sequence GTGACAAAAAGCATCGACTACTTCTTCTCGATCGGCTCGCCCTGGTCGTTCATCGGGCTTGAAGCCTTTGCGGCTCTCGCACGCCGGCACGAAGCGGCAATCACGCCCTACATGGCCACGGTGGTCGAGGAAAACGGCGGCATCTTCTCGCGCAATCGGCCGCAGGCGCGACGAGCGTACGGCACGCGCGACCTGAAGCGCTGGAGCCGTGTGCGGGGCAGGGAACTTCTGCTCGACGGCCGTCCGCCGCTCGCCGATCCCACGCCTGCGTCACGGATGGTGATTGCCACCTATCTCGACGGCAAGGACTGGTTCGCCTTGACGGAGATTTTGCAGGAAGCCTTCTGGGTCCGAGCCGAGGACATCGGCCGGTCAGAGGTGCGCGAGGCAGTAGCAACGCGCGCAGGCTTCGATGGCAGTGCCTTGCTTGCGCGGGAAAGTGCCGCAGACGTTGTCGAGAAATGGGCGTCCGATCGGGAGCATACTCTCAAGAGCGGCGTCTTCGGGTTCCCGACGTTCGGCTATGACGGCGAGAGTTATTGGGGCCAGGACAATCTGCCGTTTCTGGAGCAACAGCTGCAAGGCGAGCGGCCTTAG
- a CDS encoding ABC transporter substrate-binding protein, with product MLGLAALRPSFIAAFATALFHLAPALAADGFDFSPEQPGRIRAERNEAAIAAIPPSFKFVTPGKFTVAVSPGGPPLATYANDAKTVIGADPEYALAVADSLGLTLELVPIAWIDWPLGLTSGKYDAVISNVGVTEQRKEKFDFSSYRQGLHGFFVKADSAVTSIKEPKDAAGLRIIVGAGTNQERILLKWNDENVSVGLKPLELQYYDDEATSLVALAAGRADVIVQPHAQLVFIAARDRNIKRVGTLSAGWPERSDVAITTRKNSGLADALTAATNGLIDNGTYAKILERWHLAEEALPKSETNPPGLPKS from the coding sequence ATGCTTGGTCTAGCTGCATTACGCCCCTCGTTCATCGCCGCATTTGCGACGGCACTTTTCCACCTTGCCCCGGCGCTGGCCGCCGACGGCTTCGATTTCAGCCCTGAACAACCGGGGCGCATCCGTGCCGAACGAAACGAGGCGGCGATTGCGGCGATACCGCCAAGCTTCAAATTCGTCACCCCCGGCAAATTCACCGTTGCCGTCAGCCCCGGCGGCCCGCCGCTTGCGACCTATGCGAACGATGCAAAGACCGTCATCGGCGCGGATCCGGAATATGCTTTGGCCGTCGCCGATAGTCTGGGGTTGACGCTGGAGCTCGTGCCAATCGCCTGGATCGATTGGCCGCTCGGCCTGACCTCGGGCAAATACGATGCGGTGATCTCCAATGTCGGCGTGACGGAACAGCGCAAGGAGAAGTTCGACTTTTCGAGCTACCGTCAGGGATTGCATGGCTTCTTCGTCAAGGCCGACAGCGCAGTTACATCGATCAAGGAGCCGAAGGATGCCGCTGGCCTGAGGATCATCGTTGGCGCCGGGACAAACCAGGAGCGCATTCTTCTCAAATGGAACGACGAGAACGTCTCCGTCGGGCTGAAGCCGCTCGAGCTGCAATATTATGACGACGAGGCGACGAGCCTTGTCGCATTGGCTGCAGGCCGCGCCGACGTGATCGTCCAGCCGCATGCGCAGCTCGTCTTCATTGCCGCCCGCGACCGGAACATCAAACGCGTCGGCACCTTGAGCGCCGGTTGGCCCGAGCGATCCGACGTGGCGATCACCACGCGCAAGAACAGTGGCCTAGCCGACGCCTTGACCGCCGCCACCAACGGCCTCATTGACAATGGCACTTACGCCAAAATTCTCGAGCGCTGGCACCTGGCGGAAGAGGCGCTGCCGAAGTCGGAAACCAATCCACCCGGCCTGCCGAAATCCTGA
- a CDS encoding penicillin-binding protein 1A, with amino-acid sequence MKFIANLLATLINLATLLGVGLAFCAAALTRDLPDHRALANWEPAVTTRLYAGDGAMIAQYARERRLFLPIGAIPARVKQAFLSAEDKNFYLHPGIDLTSLATALWSNVANYGSGRRMIGGSTITQQIAKNFLLSSDRTVERKLREAILSIRIDQTYSKDRILELYLNDIYLGLGAYGIAQAALTYFDKPVDQLTVAEAAYLAALPKAPNNYDPYRHPDRAVTRRDWVIEQMRRNGVIDREVAAAATASPLSIKPKRLETSADKADYFTEEVRRQLGTRYGEAALYTAGLSVRTTLDPRLQQAAMRALRKGLVGYDQAKGYRGPITRLPSLEGWQQALAKRQPLSDVPEWQLAVVLSASNDKVELGLRPSGPETATAAADTAMIDRDDTAWALCRLAEGKRRCASSLNGVLQPGDVVYVEKQETGYVLRQPPQVQGALVSMDPNTGRVLAVAGGFSYAQSEFNRATQAYRQPGSSFKPFVYAAALDTGYAPTTLVMDAPIAIPDGTGKTWRPKNYDGRFSGPSTLRTGLENSRNLMTVRLARHLGMDLVADYGKRFGIYDELRTYLPMALGAGETTLLRLVSAYAVIANGGKAITPSMIDRIQDRYGRTIYRQDSRQCADCNALAWENQEEPDLVDIRDYVLDPMTAYQITSMMRGVVERGTARNVATLGVPIAGKTGTTNDEKDVWFVGFTPNIVTGVFLGYDTPKPMGYGETGGGLAAPIFIDFMKVALQGKPAADFHPPPGMSFQTVDRKTGRPAQDGAQGAILEAFKPGTGPCDGGCAVIDDKEMAELPANGADQGLTPELRQKLLSNTGGLY; translated from the coding sequence ATGAAGTTCATTGCAAACCTGCTCGCAACCTTGATCAATCTGGCAACGCTTCTCGGCGTCGGGCTGGCATTCTGCGCCGCGGCCCTGACGCGAGACCTGCCGGATCATCGGGCGCTGGCGAACTGGGAGCCGGCGGTCACGACCCGGCTTTACGCCGGCGACGGCGCCATGATTGCGCAATATGCCCGGGAACGCCGTCTGTTCCTGCCGATCGGCGCCATTCCCGCCCGGGTCAAGCAGGCTTTCCTTTCGGCCGAAGACAAGAACTTCTACCTTCATCCGGGCATCGACCTGACGAGTCTTGCCACCGCGCTCTGGTCGAATGTCGCCAACTACGGCTCGGGTCGGCGCATGATTGGCGGATCGACGATCACGCAGCAGATCGCCAAGAATTTTCTCCTGTCCTCCGATCGAACGGTCGAGCGCAAGCTGCGCGAAGCGATCCTTTCGATCCGCATCGACCAAACCTATTCCAAGGACCGGATCCTGGAACTTTATCTCAACGACATCTATCTCGGTCTCGGCGCCTATGGCATCGCGCAGGCAGCGCTTACCTATTTCGACAAGCCGGTCGATCAACTGACGGTGGCCGAAGCGGCCTATCTCGCCGCCCTACCAAAAGCGCCGAACAATTATGACCCGTATCGCCATCCTGACCGAGCCGTCACCCGGCGCGACTGGGTCATAGAGCAGATGCGCCGCAACGGCGTCATCGACAGAGAGGTTGCAGCCGCAGCCACCGCCTCGCCCCTCAGCATCAAGCCGAAACGACTGGAGACATCCGCCGACAAGGCGGACTACTTCACCGAGGAGGTGCGCCGCCAGTTGGGCACCCGCTATGGCGAGGCAGCGCTTTACACTGCCGGGCTCTCGGTTCGCACGACACTCGATCCGCGGCTGCAGCAAGCGGCCATGCGGGCGTTGCGAAAGGGACTGGTTGGCTACGACCAGGCAAAGGGGTACCGGGGGCCGATCACCCGCCTGCCTTCGCTTGAAGGGTGGCAGCAGGCGCTCGCCAAACGTCAGCCGCTCTCGGACGTTCCGGAATGGCAGCTCGCCGTCGTCCTCTCCGCAAGCAACGACAAGGTCGAACTCGGCCTCAGACCGTCAGGACCAGAAACGGCGACGGCGGCCGCAGACACGGCCATGATCGACCGCGATGACACAGCCTGGGCTCTGTGCCGGCTCGCCGAAGGCAAGCGTCGTTGTGCCTCATCCCTCAACGGCGTGTTGCAGCCGGGCGACGTCGTCTATGTCGAAAAGCAGGAGACTGGCTATGTCCTGCGCCAGCCGCCGCAGGTGCAGGGAGCGCTGGTCTCGATGGACCCGAACACTGGTCGGGTGCTCGCGGTCGCCGGCGGCTTTTCCTACGCGCAATCCGAATTCAATCGCGCGACCCAGGCCTACCGCCAGCCCGGCTCGTCGTTCAAGCCGTTCGTCTACGCCGCGGCACTCGATACCGGCTATGCGCCGACCACGCTCGTCATGGACGCGCCGATCGCCATCCCTGATGGCACCGGCAAGACATGGCGGCCGAAAAACTATGATGGGCGCTTCAGCGGTCCTTCGACCCTGCGAACGGGGCTGGAAAACAGCCGCAACCTGATGACCGTGCGCCTTGCTCGCCATCTGGGCATGGACCTTGTCGCCGACTACGGCAAGCGCTTCGGCATTTACGACGAGCTTCGCACCTACCTACCGATGGCGCTGGGCGCCGGCGAAACGACGTTGCTGCGGCTCGTTTCCGCCTATGCCGTCATCGCCAATGGCGGCAAGGCCATAACCCCGTCGATGATCGACCGTATTCAGGATCGATATGGCCGGACGATCTACCGGCAAGACAGCCGCCAGTGCGCGGACTGCAATGCGCTTGCCTGGGAAAACCAGGAAGAGCCTGATCTCGTCGACATCAGGGACTATGTGCTCGACCCGATGACGGCCTATCAGATCACTTCGATGATGCGTGGCGTAGTGGAAAGAGGCACCGCCAGAAATGTCGCCACGCTGGGTGTCCCGATCGCCGGCAAGACCGGAACGACCAACGACGAGAAGGACGTCTGGTTCGTGGGTTTCACCCCCAATATCGTCACCGGCGTCTTCCTCGGCTACGACACGCCGAAGCCGATGGGTTACGGCGAAACCGGTGGCGGTCTCGCCGCACCGATCTTCATCGACTTCATGAAGGTGGCACTTCAGGGAAAACCGGCGGCCGATTTTCATCCGCCGCCCGGCATGTCCTTCCAGACAGTCGACAGAAAGACGGGGCGGCCCGCGCAGGACGGCGCGCAAGGCGCCATCCTCGAAGCCTTCAAGCCGGGAACCGGCCCCTGCGACGGCGGTTGCGCCGTCATCGACGACAAGGAGATGGCCGAGTTGCCGGCCAACGGCGCCGACCAGGGCCTAACACCTGAATTGCGGCAGAAGCTGCTCAGCAATACCGGCGGGCTCTACTGA
- a CDS encoding peptidoglycan D,D-transpeptidase FtsI family protein: MVQRLQSRADRRKRILFLIAVFIVVFLTMFGRLIQLGTAEIETTGYVPKRPSVGRPSILDRNGNLLAIDVPSSGVYAEPRFIVDVDEAVEKLTAIFPDLDARELHQRLKSKAPFAWIKRQVTPAEEQALWDAGIPAVGFQREKRRVYPNGSLAAHVLGTVDIDNIGIAGIEKWIESQGLDVLRQTGMDLSHQNLQPVTLTLDIRIQHALQIELAKAIEKFGAKAGAGLVLDITNGELLALASAPDFDPNTPADALKPDRINRIAAATFEMGSTFKALTTAMALDSGQFNIRSVIDASRPLAFGRFRIRDYRGKYRPLSLPEAFIYSSNIAMAKMAIALGPENFRAFLSRFGQMSRLTTELPESAHPQLPRSWREIDTATASYGHGIAVTPLQASIAVAALVNGGRLIRPTLIKGSDVEERVLAADLIKPETGEAMRFLLRLNARTGSARKAEVKGYFIGGKTGTAEKVVAGRYAKDLNLTSFMGVVPADDPRYLLLTILDEPKGLPETYGFRTSGWNAAPLGGAVFERILPMMSLMPSFDVRDVSFPSIVAQQAYGSELFSGATLHGASGHDTPIEEPL, translated from the coding sequence ATGGTGCAACGGCTTCAATCGCGCGCGGATCGCCGCAAGCGCATCCTCTTTCTGATAGCCGTGTTTATCGTCGTGTTCCTAACGATGTTCGGGCGACTGATCCAGCTCGGCACGGCCGAAATCGAGACCACCGGCTATGTGCCGAAGCGCCCCTCGGTCGGTCGCCCTTCGATCCTGGATCGCAACGGCAATCTGCTGGCGATCGATGTGCCAAGCTCCGGTGTCTATGCCGAGCCCCGCTTCATCGTCGACGTCGACGAGGCGGTGGAAAAGCTGACGGCCATCTTCCCCGATCTCGATGCTCGCGAACTGCACCAGCGGCTGAAAAGCAAGGCGCCCTTCGCGTGGATCAAGCGTCAGGTGACACCGGCTGAGGAGCAGGCGCTCTGGGACGCGGGCATTCCGGCCGTCGGCTTCCAGCGGGAAAAGCGGCGTGTCTACCCCAATGGTTCGCTTGCCGCCCACGTGCTCGGCACTGTCGATATCGACAATATCGGCATTGCCGGCATCGAAAAATGGATCGAGAGCCAGGGCCTGGACGTGTTGCGCCAGACCGGCATGGACCTCTCCCATCAGAACCTGCAGCCCGTCACGCTGACGCTCGACATCCGAATCCAGCACGCGCTGCAGATCGAGCTTGCCAAGGCGATCGAGAAATTCGGGGCAAAGGCCGGTGCCGGATTGGTGCTCGATATCACCAATGGTGAACTGCTGGCGCTTGCCTCCGCGCCGGATTTCGACCCCAACACCCCCGCCGATGCGCTGAAGCCTGATCGTATCAACCGCATTGCCGCCGCCACCTTCGAGATGGGCTCCACCTTCAAGGCCCTGACGACGGCCATGGCGCTCGATTCCGGGCAGTTCAACATCCGCTCCGTCATCGATGCCAGCAGGCCGCTGGCCTTCGGCCGGTTCCGCATCCGCGATTATCGCGGGAAATACCGGCCGCTCAGCCTGCCGGAAGCCTTCATCTATTCCTCCAACATCGCGATGGCCAAGATGGCGATCGCGCTCGGCCCTGAGAACTTCCGCGCCTTTCTCTCTCGTTTCGGACAGATGTCGCGACTGACGACCGAGTTGCCGGAGAGCGCGCATCCGCAACTGCCGCGCTCCTGGCGCGAGATCGATACGGCAACCGCATCCTACGGCCACGGCATTGCCGTGACGCCGCTGCAGGCGAGCATTGCGGTTGCGGCCCTCGTCAACGGCGGGCGCCTGATCAGGCCGACATTGATCAAAGGCTCTGATGTCGAAGAGCGGGTGCTGGCCGCCGACCTCATCAAGCCGGAAACCGGCGAGGCCATGCGTTTTCTGCTCCGCCTCAATGCCAGAACCGGATCGGCGCGAAAGGCCGAAGTCAAAGGTTATTTCATCGGCGGCAAGACCGGCACGGCCGAAAAGGTCGTCGCTGGACGCTATGCCAAGGATCTCAATCTCACGTCCTTCATGGGTGTCGTTCCGGCCGACGATCCGCGCTATCTGCTCCTGACCATTCTGGACGAGCCCAAAGGGTTGCCGGAAACCTATGGCTTCCGCACCTCCGGCTGGAATGCCGCCCCGCTCGGCGGTGCTGTGTTCGAGCGCATCCTTCCGATGATGAGCCTGATGCCGTCCTTCGACGTCCGGGACGTGAGCTTTCCGTCGATCGTTGCGCAGCAGGCCTATGGTTCCGAGCTGTTTTCAGGTGCGACCCTGCACGGCGCGTCCGGCCATGACACACCCATTGAAGAGCCACTTTGA
- a CDS encoding ABC transporter substrate-binding protein, with the protein MAFFDRAKLLLAGAVAAATLGTASVQAQEKFDLSPDTSNRVRAERNEAAIKAIAPDFKFVNPGKFTVAVNPWDPPIATYASDSKTVVGADPDLASLVADSLGLELDLVAVAWADWPLGVASGKYDAVISNVTVTEERKEKFDFSTYRRDVLGFFVKSDSPITSIKEPKDVAGLKVITGAGTNQEKIILEWDRQNVAAGLKPIEVQYYDDRAAGDLALQSGRADVEFNPNATRAYAASIGNDTKVVGIASGGWPLTAEIAVTTRKGGGLADAITLAINDLIKDGKYGEVLKRWSLTDEAVDASQTNPPGLPKSGS; encoded by the coding sequence ATGGCATTTTTCGATAGAGCAAAACTGCTTTTGGCAGGAGCGGTCGCCGCAGCGACGCTCGGTACGGCCTCGGTTCAGGCGCAGGAGAAGTTCGATCTCAGCCCGGATACGTCCAACCGCGTGCGGGCCGAGCGGAACGAAGCGGCCATCAAGGCGATCGCGCCCGACTTCAAGTTCGTAAACCCAGGAAAATTCACCGTTGCCGTCAACCCCTGGGATCCGCCGATTGCCACCTACGCATCGGACTCCAAAACGGTCGTCGGCGCCGATCCCGATCTCGCCTCGCTGGTGGCCGATTCCCTCGGCCTCGAACTGGATCTCGTCGCGGTCGCCTGGGCCGATTGGCCGCTCGGCGTCGCCTCCGGCAAATATGATGCGGTGATCAGCAACGTGACCGTGACCGAGGAGCGCAAGGAGAAATTCGACTTCTCCACCTATAGGCGCGACGTGCTCGGCTTCTTCGTCAAGTCCGACAGCCCGATCACATCGATCAAGGAACCGAAGGACGTGGCGGGCCTGAAGGTGATCACCGGGGCCGGCACCAATCAGGAAAAGATCATTCTGGAATGGGACAGGCAGAACGTCGCCGCCGGGCTGAAGCCGATCGAGGTGCAATATTATGACGACCGCGCGGCTGGTGACCTGGCGCTGCAGTCCGGCCGGGCCGACGTCGAATTCAACCCCAATGCGACGCGCGCCTATGCCGCCTCGATCGGCAACGACACCAAGGTCGTCGGCATCGCCAGCGGCGGCTGGCCGCTGACCGCCGAGATCGCGGTGACGACCCGCAAGGGTGGTGGCCTTGCCGACGCGATCACCCTTGCCATCAACGACCTGATCAAGGACGGCAAATACGGCGAGGTGCTGAAGCGCTGGAGCCTGACCGACGAGGCGGTCGACGCGTCGCAGACCAACCCACCGGGCCTGCCGAAGAGCGGCTCCTGA
- a CDS encoding LysR family transcriptional regulator — protein sequence MVRPYLPLNALRAFEASARHLSFTRAAIELCVTQAAVSHQVKLLESRLNVTLFKRLPRGLMITAEGEALLPVLQDSFDRMADMLERFEGGHLREVLMIGAVGTFAVGWLLPRLADFQEKYPFIDVRLSTNNNRVDMAAEGLDYAIRFGSGSWHNIEATRLFEAPLSVLCVPEIADTLRRPADLLGQTLLRSYRADEWVNWFAAAGITYPAPLLKGVVFDSSLAMMEAAAQGIGVALAPPLMFSRLLSNGTVRQPFDVYTSMGSYWLTRLRSRAPTLAMSAFHDWLMAAKEDSAARLHEPEASNSA from the coding sequence ATGGTCAGGCCATATCTCCCACTCAATGCGCTGCGGGCCTTTGAGGCCTCCGCGCGACATCTGAGTTTTACCCGCGCGGCGATCGAACTGTGCGTGACGCAGGCGGCGGTCAGCCACCAGGTGAAGCTACTGGAAAGCCGTCTCAACGTGACGCTGTTCAAGCGGCTGCCGCGCGGTCTGATGATCACCGCCGAGGGCGAGGCGTTGCTGCCGGTACTCCAGGATTCCTTCGATCGCATGGCCGATATGCTCGAACGGTTCGAGGGCGGCCATCTGCGGGAGGTGCTGATGATCGGCGCCGTCGGCACCTTTGCCGTCGGCTGGCTGCTGCCACGCCTTGCGGATTTTCAGGAAAAATATCCCTTCATCGATGTCCGGTTGTCGACGAACAACAATCGTGTCGACATGGCCGCCGAGGGGCTCGACTACGCCATTCGTTTCGGCAGCGGTTCCTGGCACAACATCGAGGCGACGCGGCTGTTCGAGGCGCCGCTTTCAGTGCTGTGCGTTCCTGAGATTGCCGATACGCTGCGCCGTCCCGCCGATCTTCTGGGCCAGACGCTGCTCAGGTCCTATCGGGCGGACGAATGGGTGAACTGGTTTGCCGCTGCCGGCATCACCTATCCGGCGCCGCTGCTCAAGGGCGTCGTCTTCGATTCGTCGCTCGCCATGATGGAGGCAGCCGCCCAGGGCATCGGTGTTGCGCTTGCGCCGCCTTTGATGTTTTCCCGACTGCTGTCGAACGGCACAGTGCGGCAGCCCTTCGACGTCTATACCTCGATGGGGAGCTACTGGCTGACGCGGCTGCGGTCGCGCGCGCCGACACTGGCGATGTCCGCCTTCCACGATTGGCTGATGGCGGCGAAGGAGGATAGCGCCG
- a CDS encoding nitroreductase family protein — protein MEINSRIAGHPINPLFLERWSPRAYAGAEISEAELFGILEAARWAPSAYNAQPWHFIYARRGTEHWDKLFGILNAFNQSWAKEASALIFVLSKTSLLPPGASEEVPSYTHSFDTGAAWGALALQAAYSGWQAHGMAGLDYDRARTELGVPSDYRVEAAVAIGRIGDKAQLPEGLREREVPSPRKPLTEIVSEGRFERS, from the coding sequence ATCGAAATCAATTCGCGTATCGCCGGCCACCCGATCAACCCGCTCTTTCTCGAGCGTTGGTCGCCGCGCGCCTATGCCGGAGCGGAGATCTCCGAAGCCGAGCTGTTCGGCATCCTGGAGGCGGCGCGCTGGGCGCCGTCGGCCTATAACGCCCAGCCCTGGCATTTCATCTACGCCCGCAGAGGCACCGAGCATTGGGACAAACTGTTCGGCATTCTCAACGCATTCAATCAAAGCTGGGCCAAGGAGGCTTCCGCACTGATCTTCGTGCTGTCGAAAACGTCGCTGCTGCCTCCTGGCGCCAGCGAGGAAGTGCCTTCCTATACGCACTCGTTTGACACGGGGGCCGCATGGGGTGCGCTCGCGCTGCAGGCCGCCTATTCCGGTTGGCAGGCGCACGGTATGGCCGGCCTCGACTACGACAGGGCGCGGACCGAGCTTGGCGTGCCGTCCGATTACCGCGTTGAAGCCGCCGTGGCGATCGGCAGGATCGGCGACAAGGCGCAATTGCCCGAGGGGTTGCGGGAGCGCGAAGTGCCGAGCCCGCGGAAACCCCTGACGGAGATCGTGTCCGAGGGTCGTTTCGAGCGGTCTTGA
- a CDS encoding LLM class flavin-dependent oxidoreductase → MTEHKISIDHIGFLTPGNYASDDPLAGLEQTLRLLEYGERLGFASAWVRQRHLEPGISSAAAFLAAATQRTDRIQLGTAVIPIGYENPYRLAEDLSTVDVLSRGRLNIGLSAGRPPHVDLIGPLAFDGDWSASDFSHQRVLRFADNLRGAFLGDEHTVIKTPFGPQRPRLQPHAKGLVDRLWYGGGSLRSARWAGENGFNLLIGNVTTGEQTNDFFEAQARQLETYRQAGGAEKRVALGRVIVPLDGANASTRRRYLDYAASRHERTLTPQGERRTLFASDLVGTSEQILERLLADPILPHVRELRLELPYEFEHDEYRQILDDVFTRIAPELGWSPTKGEAARTLPANPAAA, encoded by the coding sequence ATGACAGAGCATAAGATCTCGATCGATCATATCGGCTTTCTCACTCCCGGAAACTACGCGAGCGACGATCCCTTGGCGGGGCTGGAGCAGACGCTGCGCCTTCTCGAATATGGCGAGAGGCTCGGCTTCGCCAGCGCCTGGGTGCGGCAGCGCCACCTGGAGCCCGGCATCTCGTCGGCGGCCGCCTTTCTGGCGGCGGCGACCCAGAGAACCGATCGCATTCAGCTCGGCACGGCGGTGATCCCGATTGGCTATGAGAACCCCTACCGGTTGGCCGAGGACCTTTCGACCGTTGACGTGTTGTCGCGCGGCCGCCTGAATATCGGCCTGAGCGCGGGCCGCCCGCCACATGTGGACCTCATCGGTCCGCTCGCCTTTGACGGAGACTGGTCTGCCAGCGATTTCTCCCATCAGCGGGTTCTGCGTTTTGCAGATAATCTGCGCGGGGCATTTCTCGGCGACGAGCATACCGTCATCAAGACACCGTTCGGCCCGCAGCGCCCACGGTTGCAACCCCATGCCAAGGGGCTTGTCGACAGGCTGTGGTACGGTGGCGGCTCCTTGCGCTCCGCCCGCTGGGCCGGCGAGAACGGCTTCAATCTCCTGATCGGCAACGTCACGACAGGCGAGCAGACCAACGACTTTTTCGAGGCGCAGGCACGCCAGCTCGAAACCTATCGGCAGGCTGGCGGCGCAGAGAAACGCGTCGCGCTCGGGCGCGTCATCGTTCCGCTCGATGGCGCCAACGCCAGCACCCGGCGCCGCTATCTCGACTACGCCGCCAGCCGGCATGAGCGCACGCTGACACCACAGGGCGAGCGGCGCACGCTGTTTGCCAGCGATCTCGTCGGTACGTCCGAGCAGATCCTCGAACGGCTGTTGGCCGATCCGATCCTGCCGCATGTGCGCGAGCTCAGGCTCGAACTGCCCTACGAATTCGAACACGACGAGTATCGCCAGATCCTCGATGATGTCTTTACGCGCATCGCACCGGAGCTTGGCTGGTCGCCGACGAAGGGCGAGGCCGCTCGAACGCTGCCAGCGAACCCGGCGGCGGCTTAG